The Bacteroidales bacterium genome window below encodes:
- a CDS encoding NADH dehydrogenase subunit, producing MNHIILENNSSVPLQQIPLLEYTGFFQEVSRLLRNPDCHCVNYYAFPETPDLLRFIAVIADDAAHNLCVTSFSKPLTDKTPLESLAARHYAVHIFEREIHEQYGVMFSGHPWQKPVRYPFNRNDKSAAIGNYPFYHISSYELHEVGVGPIHAGIIEPGHFRFICNGEKVLHLEIQLGYQHRGIEQLMSKNKSLLHQTLLAESIVGDTVIGHSTAFAQIVETLNNIHVSENLQISRTIACELERIAMHTADLSALCTDVAFQLGSAVLQGLRTIIINTFLIWCGNRFGRKLIRCGYEPFVFDTALVSKIKHNLDLFEKRYTEISDKTFDMPSVLARFERTGIITHEQNQLIGAVGMAARSAGLNRDIRVSHPFAFYGNMEHNPVVLEGGDVKARAKLRDLEIRQSLKHIRKLLSEYSMDGKPQNNKPEKLKSAPDMFAVSLTEGWRGEICHCAVTNNEGYLKNYKIKDPSLHNWMALALAVRNNDISDFPVCNKSFNLSYCGNDL from the coding sequence ATGAACCACATCATTCTTGAAAATAACTCTTCCGTTCCGCTTCAGCAAATCCCATTGCTTGAGTACACCGGTTTTTTTCAGGAGGTGTCCAGACTGCTCAGGAACCCGGATTGTCATTGTGTCAATTATTATGCTTTTCCAGAGACTCCGGATTTGTTACGATTCATTGCTGTTATTGCCGATGATGCTGCACACAACTTATGTGTCACATCCTTTTCAAAACCGCTGACAGATAAAACACCACTCGAATCACTGGCTGCACGCCATTATGCCGTACATATTTTTGAACGTGAAATTCATGAGCAGTATGGTGTGATGTTTTCCGGACATCCATGGCAGAAACCGGTGAGATACCCTTTTAACAGGAATGATAAAAGTGCTGCGATCGGGAATTACCCGTTTTACCACATCAGTAGTTACGAATTGCATGAAGTTGGCGTTGGGCCTATACATGCAGGAATTATTGAGCCCGGGCATTTTCGTTTTATCTGTAACGGCGAAAAAGTGCTGCACTTAGAAATACAACTTGGATACCAGCATCGCGGCATTGAACAACTTATGTCGAAGAATAAAAGCTTGTTGCATCAGACACTGCTTGCAGAAAGCATAGTCGGCGATACGGTTATCGGGCACAGCACGGCATTCGCACAAATAGTTGAAACGCTGAATAATATCCATGTGTCTGAAAATTTGCAGATTTCCCGCACGATTGCCTGCGAGCTTGAACGGATCGCCATGCATACCGCCGACCTTTCGGCATTATGTACCGACGTTGCTTTCCAATTGGGCAGTGCTGTATTGCAAGGATTGCGAACGATAATCATCAACACATTTTTAATCTGGTGCGGCAACCGTTTCGGGCGCAAACTCATCCGTTGTGGCTATGAACCGTTTGTGTTTGACACAGCGCTAGTTTCAAAAATAAAACACAATCTGGATTTGTTTGAAAAGCGTTATACTGAAATAAGCGATAAAACATTCGACATGCCCAGCGTGCTTGCACGTTTCGAGCGTACGGGCATTATTACACATGAACAAAACCAGTTGATAGGTGCCGTGGGCATGGCAGCTCGCTCGGCAGGGCTTAACCGCGACATAAGAGTTTCGCATCCGTTTGCTTTTTATGGTAACATGGAGCATAACCCGGTGGTTCTTGAAGGGGGCGATGTAAAAGCCAGAGCTAAACTGCGCGACCTGGAAATAAGGCAGTCGCTGAAACACATTCGTAAATTATTGTCGGAATATAGCATGGATGGGAAGCCGCAGAATAATAAACCGGAAAAATTGAAATCCGCACCAGATATGTTTGCCGTTTCGCTTACTGAAGGCTGGCGTGGAGAAATTTGTCATTGTGCCGTTACAAATAATGAAGGATATTTGAAAAACTATAAGATAAAAGATCCTTCGCTGCATAATTGGATGGCGCTGGCGCTGGCAGTGCGAAACAACGATATTTCTGATTTTCCAGTCTGCAACAAAAGTTTTAATTTGTCATACTGCGGCAACGATCTGTAA
- a CDS encoding T9SS type A sorting domain-containing protein: MKKLVFFLFVFCFILCPNSLYSQQSDIYVVLTTIDDTDPYYPAVQTLSTYRSAQVIHFSPNSINDLLPTLINLSPRYVAIVLKPIELDINFVRRFLMMSTNLDDDPFSDFSYGYITGATAQDAINFVNNIIYAETIGTILNYPLYIGGYAASSLNFVYTSPGDYMQYLEPSGYSYINMETNDNGSGHDFFVTNSYYMQANKILDIGHNGDPHMLWLFEGGNSNPNPPVWVFDSTKIEDTAYARTGLTSYDIGAQNLYPAVAYNGACHSGEPKKVMVESDIMATFGNTQGLVKFYTMSDSFSFALQILKTGITGYFAPCGANNANDQSEDVYNTFLYDEPLGDIHKRSNDAVVMGFLGNRPNLRIYQWNSSSYADDIYPSGNFDPNDWSGASGMLGGKANRIYFGDPLYNPFHLNHSDSLKIAKATIDSINENTLDIVMTYKKPDAATAYFPAWDKFHFSDTRIYLPVELPAYCGDVSDFAVIDSSGPYHMVIHAVEHFCGKTILHIEVDIPDDMYDAINYNITFRIHYTPTGIDNAVSSLLSSFTIAPNPANNNTTIKLGITRKTPMDLSIFDLSGKKILCLFSGIKDKGNYQFALSGAAVLNPGIYFVRLDCGEIRSIKKLVVAH; this comes from the coding sequence ATGAAAAAATTAGTGTTTTTTCTGTTTGTATTCTGTTTTATTCTTTGCCCTAACAGTTTGTATTCTCAACAAAGCGATATTTATGTTGTTCTTACAACCATTGACGATACCGACCCATATTACCCTGCCGTGCAAACGCTCAGCACTTACCGCAGTGCACAGGTAATTCATTTCAGCCCGAATTCGATTAATGATTTGCTCCCGACACTGATAAACCTTTCTCCCCGATATGTTGCCATAGTGCTTAAACCCATCGAACTGGATATTAATTTTGTCAGGCGGTTTCTAATGATGAGCACCAACCTTGACGATGACCCTTTCAGCGATTTCTCTTATGGTTATATTACAGGAGCAACGGCTCAGGACGCCATTAATTTTGTGAACAACATCATTTATGCCGAAACCATCGGCACTATTTTAAATTATCCTCTTTATATAGGCGGGTATGCGGCATCTTCGCTGAATTTTGTTTACACCAGCCCAGGCGATTATATGCAATATTTAGAACCTTCGGGGTATTCGTACATAAACATGGAAACTAATGATAATGGCTCGGGGCATGATTTTTTTGTCACCAATTCCTACTACATGCAGGCAAATAAAATACTCGACATCGGGCATAATGGAGACCCGCACATGTTGTGGCTTTTCGAAGGAGGAAATTCAAATCCCAATCCTCCCGTATGGGTTTTTGACAGCACAAAAATCGAAGACACGGCTTATGCGCGTACAGGACTTACCAGTTATGATATCGGCGCCCAGAACCTTTACCCTGCCGTAGCTTACAATGGAGCTTGCCATTCGGGCGAACCCAAAAAAGTGATGGTGGAAAGCGACATCATGGCCACATTCGGTAACACGCAGGGACTGGTTAAATTTTATACCATGAGCGATAGTTTCAGCTTTGCGCTACAAATACTTAAAACAGGCATTACCGGATATTTTGCCCCCTGCGGCGCCAACAACGCCAACGACCAGAGCGAAGACGTTTACAATACATTTCTATACGATGAACCGTTGGGCGACATACATAAAAGAAGTAATGACGCCGTGGTGATGGGCTTTCTCGGTAACCGGCCCAACCTTCGTATTTATCAATGGAACTCATCATCTTATGCCGATGACATTTATCCTTCGGGCAATTTCGACCCCAACGACTGGTCCGGTGCAAGCGGCATGCTGGGTGGTAAAGCCAACCGCATCTACTTCGGCGACCCCTTGTATAATCCTTTTCATCTGAATCATTCCGATTCTCTAAAAATCGCAAAGGCAACGATAGATTCCATTAACGAAAATACGCTCGACATAGTGATGACTTATAAAAAACCCGACGCAGCCACTGCCTATTTCCCTGCCTGGGATAAATTTCATTTCAGCGATACCAGGATTTATCTTCCTGTGGAACTCCCTGCTTACTGCGGTGATGTATCGGACTTTGCTGTCATTGATTCTTCGGGCCCATACCACATGGTAATCCATGCCGTTGAGCATTTTTGCGGAAAAACTATTTTGCATATTGAAGTTGACATACCTGACGACATGTACGACGCGATAAATTACAATATTACGTTTCGTATTCACTACACACCCACAGGTATTGACAATGCTGTGAGTTCTCTGTTATCTTCCTTTACTATTGCTCCAAATCCCGCAAATAATAATACTACTATCAAACTTGGTATTACCCGAAAAACACCAATGGATTTAAGTATTTTCGACCTGTCGGGTAAAAAAATCTTATGCCTGTTCAGCGGAATAAAAGATAAAGGCAATTATCAATTTGCATTATCAGGAGCAGCTGTCCTGAATCCCGGAATTTATTTTGTGCGGCTGGATTGTGGTGAAATCCGTAGTATAAAAAAACTTGTTGTGGCCCATTAA
- a CDS encoding transposase — protein MPLFQSSVLKKYLQDLDKTQVQQAFSKFVEKFGDKNKQDNIRNAKEEQYQEGFLRELFCTVLGYTINPENNYNLTTEYKNEKDAKKADGAILKDNKPVAIIELKGTDTIDLDTVEQQAFNYKNNQSACKYVIISNFAKLRFYIENAIDFEEFDLFNLTQDKFELLYLCLAEKCLLNDIPLAIKQASVAQEENITKKLYNDYSAFKRVLFANIVELNPNYDKLLVYKKTQKLLDRLLFIFFAEDRLLLPPNSIREILKQWETLRELDSYTPLYERFKKYFGYLLTGHKGKQYEIFAYNGGLFEPDDVLDNITIDDTLLFAHLTRLADYNYETEVDVNILGHIFEHSLSEIEQIQAELEGKETDKSKTKRKKDGIFYTPKYITKYIVESTVGALCNEKKNELVINEDEFGYAKRKEKKKKLVEKLDAYRNWLLKLTICDPACGSGAFLVQALNFLIDEHKLIDELQARVLDSSIVFPNIENTILENNLYGVDLNEESVEIAKLSLWLRTAQKGRKLSSLNNNIKCGNSLIDDPAVAGNKAFNWQKEFPNIFKEKKKKIWHITTATHDTRTSQRMVEYRVRQRKADGEMHIDRSICFDEEDSVKITEILCDIITEDALNCLAYNVCYDHIHIILVCEEEELANIVRKLKGKSAQKFKEYKAIASDETFHLWAQKFNKKEITNDRQLAATINYIQTNRIKHSLPDISKGLQPIADNSAANNDLKDPADYDYKGQQPLVMMGENKGLQHFIDKMTCTIEHAFRTEYKGGFDVVIGNPPYAGRSSSISDTVSLPESRPFEIRV, from the coding sequence ATGCCTTTATTCCAATCTTCCGTACTGAAAAAATACTTGCAAGACCTTGATAAAACTCAAGTACAACAAGCATTCAGCAAATTTGTTGAAAAATTTGGCGATAAAAACAAACAGGATAATATTCGTAATGCGAAGGAAGAGCAGTATCAGGAAGGTTTTTTAAGAGAATTGTTTTGTACTGTTTTGGGCTATACCATTAATCCCGAAAACAATTATAACCTGACTACCGAGTATAAAAACGAAAAGGATGCCAAAAAAGCGGATGGCGCCATATTAAAAGACAACAAACCTGTCGCAATAATTGAATTAAAAGGCACAGACACCATTGATTTAGATACGGTAGAGCAACAGGCTTTTAATTATAAAAACAACCAGAGTGCCTGCAAATATGTTATCATTTCAAACTTTGCAAAACTGCGTTTTTATATTGAAAATGCAATAGATTTTGAAGAATTTGACCTGTTTAACCTGACACAGGATAAGTTTGAATTACTTTATTTGTGTTTGGCTGAAAAATGCCTTTTAAACGACATTCCGCTTGCTATAAAGCAGGCATCGGTAGCACAAGAGGAAAACATTACCAAGAAACTTTATAACGATTATTCGGCTTTTAAACGTGTGCTGTTTGCCAATATAGTTGAACTGAATCCGAATTATGACAAGCTATTGGTTTACAAAAAAACACAAAAACTGTTAGACCGCCTTCTTTTCATATTCTTTGCAGAGGACAGGCTGTTACTACCGCCAAACTCCATAAGAGAAATTTTAAAGCAGTGGGAAACGTTAAGGGAATTGGACAGTTACACGCCTTTATACGAAAGATTTAAAAAGTATTTTGGCTACCTCTTAACAGGGCATAAGGGCAAACAGTATGAAATATTTGCTTACAACGGCGGTTTGTTTGAACCCGATGATGTGTTGGATAATATTACTATTGACGACACATTGCTTTTTGCTCATTTGACCCGCTTAGCCGATTACAATTACGAAACAGAAGTTGACGTAAATATTCTCGGACATATTTTTGAACACAGTTTAAGCGAAATTGAACAAATACAGGCAGAACTTGAAGGGAAAGAAACCGATAAAAGCAAAACAAAAAGAAAAAAAGACGGAATTTTTTATACGCCAAAATACATCACCAAGTACATTGTTGAAAGCACTGTTGGTGCTTTATGCAACGAAAAGAAAAATGAATTAGTGATTAATGAGGATGAATTTGGCTATGCCAAACGCAAAGAAAAAAAGAAAAAGTTGGTTGAAAAACTTGATGCTTATCGAAATTGGTTGCTGAAACTTACTATATGCGACCCTGCCTGTGGTTCGGGTGCATTTCTTGTGCAGGCATTGAATTTTTTAATTGACGAACACAAATTAATAGATGAATTACAGGCAAGGGTTTTGGACAGCAGCATAGTGTTCCCGAATATTGAAAACACTATTCTTGAAAACAATCTTTACGGGGTGGATTTAAACGAAGAAAGTGTTGAAATAGCCAAACTATCATTATGGCTGCGTACTGCACAAAAAGGGCGTAAACTAAGCTCGCTGAATAATAATATCAAATGCGGAAACTCTTTGATTGATGACCCTGCTGTTGCAGGCAATAAAGCTTTTAACTGGCAAAAAGAATTTCCGAATATTTTTAAAGAAAAGAAAAAGAAGATATGGCATATTACCACCGCTACCCACGATACGCGCACTTCGCAACGTATGGTTGAATACAGGGTACGGCAGCGAAAGGCCGACGGAGAGATGCATATTGACCGTTCTATATGTTTTGACGAAGAAGATTCGGTAAAAATCACCGAAATACTTTGTGATATTATTACTGAAGATGCGCTGAATTGTCTGGCTTATAATGTTTGTTACGACCATATTCATATCATACTGGTATGCGAAGAAGAAGAACTGGCCAATATTGTAAGAAAGCTCAAAGGAAAATCTGCACAGAAATTTAAAGAATACAAAGCCATTGCCAGCGACGAGACCTTTCACCTTTGGGCGCAAAAATTCAATAAGAAAGAGATTACTAATGACCGGCAATTGGCAGCCACAATAAATTATATACAAACAAACAGGATAAAGCACTCTCTGCCTGACATCAGTAAGGGGCTGCAGCCCATTGCTGATAACAGTGCAGCAAACAATGATCTCAAGGACCCCGCAGATTACGATTACAAGGGGCAGCAGCCCCTTGTGATGATGGGTGAGAATAAGGGCTTACAGCATTTCATAGATAAAATGACCTGTACCATCGAACACGCTTTCCGCACCGAATACAAAGGCGGTTTTGATGTGGTTATTGGAAATCCACCGTATGCTGGTAGAAGTAGTTCAATTAGTGATACTGTAAGCTTACCTGAAAGTCGGCCATTTGAGATTAGAGTTTAG
- a CDS encoding NADH:ubiquinone oxidoreductase translates to MIRTIKILKHQGKQYIKDLQKVCLTELHHGKPEIKAQACIENCNECVQLCPTEAITLQPLTLNLGSCVFCRECAACPEDIIRFSNDYKIASNNLDLLKINSSTGSIKFNSELIRNEIHQLFGGSLKLRLVSDGSCNGCELELNAADNVNFDMSRYGIEFVASPRHADGLVVTGALVENSLHALELTYEAIPSPKIIIAVGACALSGGIFKESDALNRSFFEKHPPDLYIPGCPPHPLTIINGLLQLLGKI, encoded by the coding sequence ATGATACGTACCATAAAGATTTTAAAGCACCAGGGGAAGCAATATATTAAGGATTTACAGAAGGTATGTCTGACGGAACTGCATCACGGCAAACCTGAAATAAAAGCACAAGCCTGCATAGAAAACTGTAATGAATGCGTGCAGTTATGTCCTACAGAAGCTATAACTTTGCAGCCGCTTACCCTGAATTTGGGAAGTTGTGTTTTTTGCAGAGAATGTGCAGCGTGCCCAGAAGATATTATCCGGTTCAGCAACGATTATAAAATTGCATCCAATAATCTGGATCTTTTAAAAATAAATTCCAGCACAGGAAGTATTAAATTTAATTCCGAGCTGATACGCAATGAAATACACCAGTTATTTGGCGGTTCACTGAAACTGCGCTTGGTATCTGACGGCAGTTGTAATGGTTGTGAGTTGGAACTGAATGCCGCTGATAATGTTAATTTCGATATGAGCCGCTATGGAATCGAGTTTGTGGCTTCGCCGCGCCATGCCGACGGATTGGTGGTTACAGGAGCATTAGTTGAAAACAGTTTGCATGCGCTGGAGCTTACTTATGAAGCGATACCCAGTCCCAAAATAATCATTGCTGTTGGTGCATGCGCCCTGAGCGGAGGAATTTTTAAAGAAAGCGACGCGTTGAACCGCAGTTTTTTTGAAAAACATCCGCCCGATCTTTATATTCCCGGCTGTCCGCCTCATCCACTTACGATTATCAACGGATTGTTGCAACTTTTAGGAAAGATATAA
- a CDS encoding NADH-quinone oxidoreductase subunit H — protein sequence MTGFLLILFCAIFFPGIIVRVKSMASGRKGPGVFQPMKDIFRLLRKGNVYSATTSIIFRLAPPVYLASIIMAMLFLPVGGQSGVLSFKGDFVFFAYALGLGKFFMIIGAMDTGSSFEGMGASREALYSMLIEPAFFVLMASFAMLTGYSSFYEIYNSLYFDSYLAVFTGLLAVYVLIQIIMIENSRMPYDDPKTHLELTMVHEVMVLDFSGFDLGMIQFASALKFAVFGCLMANFFLTPETPLHYLLLIFIAVQFCFAVLVGLLESFRARYKLRNNNQAILTLTPIAILVFFSVLLIITKHF from the coding sequence ATGACCGGATTTTTACTGATATTATTTTGTGCAATCTTTTTTCCGGGCATAATAGTGCGTGTCAAGAGCATGGCGTCGGGCAGAAAAGGCCCCGGGGTGTTTCAGCCCATGAAAGATATTTTCCGTTTGTTGAGAAAAGGGAATGTTTACAGCGCCACTACCAGTATTATTTTCCGCTTGGCGCCGCCCGTATATCTGGCTTCTATCATCATGGCCATGTTGTTCCTGCCGGTTGGCGGGCAGAGTGGTGTACTGTCGTTTAAGGGCGACTTTGTATTCTTTGCCTATGCACTAGGACTGGGAAAATTCTTTATGATCATCGGAGCCATGGATACAGGCAGCAGCTTCGAAGGCATGGGCGCGAGCCGCGAAGCGCTGTATTCCATGCTGATTGAACCTGCCTTTTTTGTGCTGATGGCTTCGTTTGCCATGCTTACCGGCTACAGCTCGTTTTATGAAATTTATAATTCATTGTATTTTGATTCGTATTTAGCCGTTTTTACAGGACTGCTTGCTGTGTATGTACTTATACAAATCATCATGATCGAAAACAGCCGCATGCCTTATGATGATCCCAAAACACATCTTGAACTCACTATGGTGCACGAAGTAATGGTGCTTGATTTTTCGGGCTTTGACCTGGGCATGATACAGTTTGCGTCGGCGCTGAAGTTTGCTGTTTTTGGATGCCTGATGGCAAATTTCTTTTTAACTCCCGAAACGCCTCTTCATTATTTGTTGTTGATTTTTATTGCGGTGCAGTTTTGTTTTGCTGTGCTGGTGGGTTTGCTCGAATCGTTCAGGGCGCGGTACAAACTCAGGAACAACAACCAGGCGATACTCACATTGACGCCCATAGCCATTCTGGTGTTCTTCAGTGTTTTATTAATCATAACAAAACATTTTTAA
- a CDS encoding NADH-quinone oxidoreductase subunit E — MFFIALLFCALLVFAVPRNAKAYFTLILIGIMVVFSTRICIDVLVSGKTFCEILPINFWGQKLELITDPLSALFICIINFTVLTGSLFSVEYMKMYNNKSSAELSIHYFSFFLLHFSMLLVTMLHHGVAFLVVWELMAVSSFMLVIFENEKSSVLRAGINYLVQMHIGALFLIAAFILLHIKTNSYSFEALQQYFYQSINIPMFLLFFAGFGIKAGFIPFHTWLPHAHPAAPTHVSAVMSGVMIKLGIYGILRIVMFLQTDILWIGIIVLFVSLVSGIGGVAWAIIQHDLKKLLAYHSIENIGIIGIGMGIGLIGIAIQNPALAFLGFAGCLLHVLNHSLFKSLLFYGAGIVYMKTHTRNIEFMGGLIKKIPITALLFLIAAVAICGLPPFNGFVSEFLIYNGFIIGLSGQGIWIKVLMLLSLLGLVIIGGLAVFCFTKAYSAVFLGNERKSDLTGVTEAKWHTIVPLFIIAACIVFIGLFPQIALRPVTFVVNSLYADIPENPLSHNTLPLIRNIGIAGIILIGIILLLVFLRKIITRNAAKESAGTWGCAYDGPIPKGQYTATSFAENYTDIAQPLLNIKTNYRTMEPGDIFPKQRGFETESEDMMEKKVFGKSIKFLNRMFSKLAIIQTGNTQHYILYAFLMIILLLVLTVLNII, encoded by the coding sequence ATGTTTTTTATAGCTCTGCTGTTTTGTGCGCTGCTGGTATTTGCAGTTCCCCGTAATGCCAAGGCCTATTTTACCCTGATACTTATCGGCATCATGGTGGTTTTCAGCACCAGAATATGCATAGATGTGCTGGTGTCGGGAAAAACCTTTTGCGAAATCCTCCCAATCAATTTCTGGGGGCAAAAGCTCGAATTGATAACCGACCCGTTATCGGCATTATTTATCTGCATAATTAATTTTACCGTGCTTACCGGGTCTTTATTTTCTGTTGAATACATGAAAATGTACAATAATAAATCATCCGCCGAATTATCCATACATTATTTTTCATTTTTTCTGCTGCACTTTTCGATGTTGCTTGTTACCATGCTGCATCATGGTGTTGCATTTTTAGTTGTGTGGGAGCTGATGGCCGTTTCTTCGTTCATGCTGGTGATTTTCGAAAATGAAAAAAGCAGTGTGCTCCGGGCAGGAATCAATTACCTGGTTCAGATGCATATCGGCGCATTGTTTCTGATAGCCGCCTTCATTTTACTTCATATAAAAACAAATTCATATTCTTTTGAAGCGCTGCAGCAATATTTTTATCAAAGCATAAATATTCCTATGTTTTTGTTGTTTTTTGCAGGGTTTGGCATCAAAGCAGGATTCATCCCCTTTCATACCTGGCTGCCTCATGCCCATCCTGCTGCACCCACACACGTATCTGCGGTCATGTCGGGAGTGATGATAAAACTTGGCATTTACGGAATATTACGTATAGTTATGTTTTTGCAGACGGATATTTTGTGGATTGGCATCATCGTGCTGTTTGTATCGTTGGTTTCGGGTATCGGTGGTGTAGCCTGGGCAATCATTCAGCACGACCTGAAAAAACTTCTTGCCTACCACAGCATCGAAAACATCGGGATCATCGGCATTGGCATGGGTATCGGACTTATCGGAATTGCCATTCAAAATCCTGCGCTGGCTTTTCTGGGTTTTGCCGGATGCCTGTTGCACGTGCTGAATCATTCGCTGTTTAAGTCGTTGCTGTTTTATGGTGCGGGCATCGTTTACATGAAAACACATACGCGCAATATTGAATTTATGGGCGGGCTGATTAAAAAGATACCCATTACGGCCCTGTTGTTTTTAATTGCTGCTGTTGCTATATGCGGCTTACCGCCATTCAACGGATTTGTTTCCGAATTTTTGATTTATAATGGCTTCATCATTGGGTTGTCGGGGCAGGGGATCTGGATAAAAGTGCTAATGTTGTTATCGTTGCTTGGGCTGGTAATTATTGGCGGGCTGGCAGTGTTTTGTTTTACCAAGGCATACAGCGCGGTATTCCTGGGCAATGAACGAAAATCAGATTTAACGGGTGTTACAGAAGCAAAATGGCATACGATCGTACCACTTTTTATCATTGCAGCCTGCATCGTATTTATAGGTTTGTTCCCTCAGATTGCACTTCGCCCTGTTACCTTTGTTGTAAACAGTTTATATGCCGACATTCCCGAAAATCCTTTATCACATAATACATTACCTCTGATCCGGAATATCGGCATTGCCGGAATAATTTTGATTGGCATAATTCTGCTACTTGTTTTTTTACGAAAAATCATCACGCGAAATGCTGCCAAAGAATCTGCCGGCACCTGGGGCTGCGCCTATGACGGGCCAATACCTAAAGGACAATATACCGCCACATCCTTTGCCGAAAACTATACCGATATCGCACAGCCCTTATTGAACATAAAAACCAATTACCGGACGATGGAGCCCGGGGATATTTTTCCAAAACAGCGCGGATTCGAAACCGAAAGTGAAGACATGATGGAGAAAAAAGTTTTCGGGAAATCCATAAAATTTCTTAACAGGATGTTTTCTAAGCTGGCGATTATTCAAACAGGAAATACGCAGCATTATATTTTGTATGCTTTTCTGATGATTATATTGCTGCTGGTGTTGACCGTTTTAAATATAATATGA